From Bacillus sp. Bos-x628, the proteins below share one genomic window:
- the yutH gene encoding spore coat putative kinase YutH, translating into MNAGEKMKETIYYTFGIDVRQFIPYGSYQSFQTAKALFIIVPVSHLREEEVTELYYISQYLLNEGDPYVAVFELTKEGKPTFTHGKELYALLKAAPPVTSRSFQLAPELAAFHLRGRGFPYEVSETKRVGAWKELWAKRLDQLEGFWMQQMHQKPLEPFEKKFIESFPYYLGLTENAIQYLVDTEFDDIPKECDSGTVCHQRFSRMTWPVGQPLRLPVDWVFDHPTRDIAEYLRETFVQHKEDLIEEGFSFLQQYEQVMPLSSFSKRLLYSRLLFPLHYFEIVEGYYMSSESEKSYYEERLEYVLNDVSRYEYFLKVFQEMSAMRSGGSLIPAISWINQVAYL; encoded by the coding sequence ATGAACGCAGGTGAAAAAATGAAAGAAACAATTTATTACACATTTGGTATTGATGTTCGCCAGTTTATCCCATATGGCAGCTATCAGAGCTTTCAAACGGCGAAGGCTCTGTTCATTATTGTTCCGGTATCTCATTTGCGAGAAGAAGAAGTCACAGAGCTTTATTATATCAGTCAGTATTTACTGAATGAAGGTGACCCATACGTCGCTGTGTTTGAATTAACAAAAGAAGGCAAGCCAACCTTTACACACGGAAAGGAGCTGTATGCCCTCTTAAAGGCAGCACCGCCGGTCACTAGCCGTTCATTTCAGCTTGCGCCAGAGTTGGCGGCTTTTCATCTTAGGGGAAGAGGGTTTCCTTATGAGGTGTCAGAAACAAAGCGGGTGGGAGCTTGGAAGGAATTATGGGCAAAACGATTAGATCAGCTTGAAGGGTTTTGGATGCAGCAAATGCACCAAAAGCCGCTTGAACCATTTGAAAAAAAATTTATTGAATCCTTTCCGTATTATCTAGGATTAACGGAAAATGCAATTCAATATTTAGTTGATACTGAGTTCGACGATATACCGAAAGAATGCGACTCAGGTACTGTCTGCCATCAGCGTTTTTCGCGCATGACATGGCCGGTTGGTCAGCCTCTTCGTTTACCTGTAGATTGGGTATTTGATCATCCAACAAGAGATATTGCCGAATATTTAAGAGAAACATTTGTACAGCATAAAGAAGATTTAATCGAAGAAGGCTTTTCCTTTTTACAGCAATATGAGCAAGTCATGCCACTTTCTTCATTTTCAAAACGATTGTTATACAGCCGTCTCCTCTTTCCGCTTCATTATTTTGAAATCGTGGAAGGTTACTATATGTCAAGTGAAAGTGAAAAGTCTTATTACGAAGAGCGGTTAGAATATGTATTGAATGATGTGAGTCGCTATGAATATTTTCTTAAGGTCTTTCAGGAAATGAGTGCCATGCGAAGCGGAGGAAGTTTGATTCCAGCTATTAGCTGGATCAATCAAGTTGCTTATTTGTAA
- a CDS encoding M23 family metallopeptidase, translating to MIPIPIHAQESHHKKDELKQRMALYEKVAMTTQVPWYVLAAVDQYEQNIRKSRRDLPKQKGVIGIYIPREMWIGPENPNKHDSSPLSIKVFDGIGLDGNGDGKAESDNDEDVLFTFAQYLLHYGTGTDQLKIALWDYYGRDQTVGIISSFMKLFKHYGHLDLDQHAFPLPVGADYSYRSTWGDARGFGGRRIHEGTDLFAHYGLPVRATSYGVIEMKGWNRFGGWRIGIRDIHNHYHYFAHLNGFAKGLKTGQIVEPGQVIGSVGSSGYGPPGTAGKFPPHLHYGMYKDNGRTEWSFDPYPHLKAWERAERKRKS from the coding sequence ATGATACCTATCCCTATTCATGCACAAGAATCTCACCATAAGAAAGATGAACTGAAACAGCGAATGGCATTATATGAAAAAGTCGCTATGACAACACAGGTTCCATGGTATGTGCTTGCCGCTGTCGATCAATATGAACAAAACATTCGAAAAAGCAGAAGAGATTTGCCAAAACAAAAAGGTGTGATCGGCATTTACATTCCCCGGGAAATGTGGATCGGCCCAGAAAATCCGAATAAGCATGATTCATCTCCACTTAGTATTAAAGTATTTGACGGCATTGGACTTGATGGAAATGGGGATGGGAAGGCTGAAAGTGATAACGATGAAGATGTGTTATTTACATTCGCTCAATATTTGCTGCACTATGGCACTGGAACCGATCAATTAAAAATCGCCTTATGGGACTATTATGGACGTGATCAAACGGTTGGTATCATTTCATCTTTTATGAAGTTATTTAAGCATTATGGCCATCTTGATCTAGATCAACATGCATTTCCGCTTCCAGTCGGGGCTGATTACAGCTACCGGAGTACATGGGGAGATGCGAGAGGATTTGGCGGCAGAAGAATCCATGAGGGGACTGATTTATTTGCACACTATGGTCTTCCTGTACGTGCAACATCATACGGCGTCATTGAAATGAAAGGCTGGAACCGCTTTGGCGGATGGCGGATAGGAATTAGAGACATTCATAATCATTATCATTATTTTGCCCATTTGAACGGTTTTGCAAAAGGACTCAAGACTGGACAGATTGTTGAACCTGGACAGGTCATTGGGTCTGTCGGAAGCTCAGGGTATGGTCCGCCTGGAACAGCGGGTAAGTTTCCGCCTCATCTGCATTATGGCATGTACAAAGACAACGGACGAACTGAATGGTCATTTGACCCATATCCGCATTTAAAGGCGTGGGAGAGAGCCGAACGTAAAAGAAAATCATAA
- a CDS encoding YutD-like domain-containing protein, whose product MIVIQNATFDLVKEVKDGFNEEAFKARYSDILNKYDYIVGDWGYNQLRLKGFFDDQNQKATFDTKISTLDEYIYEYCNFGCAYFVLKRIRK is encoded by the coding sequence ATGATCGTCATTCAGAATGCTACCTTTGATCTTGTGAAAGAAGTCAAAGACGGCTTTAATGAAGAAGCATTTAAAGCGAGATACTCAGATATTTTAAATAAGTATGATTATATTGTTGGCGATTGGGGCTACAATCAGCTAAGGCTAAAAGGGTTCTTTGATGACCAAAATCAAAAGGCCACATTTGATACGAAAATTAGCACACTCGATGAATATATTTATGAATACTGTAATTTTGGCTGTGCATATTTTGTCTTAAAACGAATCAGAAAATAA
- the yunB gene encoding sporulation protein YunB: protein MRMNRRYRPYKKGPLPFRYVMLLAVLFFVLSTVISLFFINRSIKPTLIHIAELETERIANHLIQYSVQDFAADQENMKDMVVMNTSENGKVTTIDFNAQATSKAMAELSRHLQKNLEDIEKGIFQKKAKEALKNQTDGHDGIIYNIPLGQISGNALIANLGPKVPVRFSLIGDPHTDVEKNVKPYGINNALIDISVLIEVKVRVIIPFASETIVVKNSVPVSIQAVQGDVPDYYNGSGTNSTSPSIVLPEKKDKEE from the coding sequence ATGAGAATGAACCGTCGTTATCGCCCCTACAAAAAGGGCCCTTTGCCATTTCGTTATGTCATGCTGCTTGCCGTTTTATTTTTTGTGCTGTCAACGGTTATAAGCCTCTTCTTCATTAACCGTTCGATTAAACCAACACTGATTCATATTGCCGAGTTAGAGACAGAACGCATTGCGAATCATCTCATTCAATATTCTGTTCAGGATTTTGCAGCAGATCAGGAAAATATGAAAGATATGGTTGTGATGAATACAAGTGAGAATGGAAAAGTGACGACGATAGATTTTAATGCACAAGCAACATCAAAAGCAATGGCTGAATTGTCACGTCACCTTCAAAAAAATCTAGAAGACATTGAAAAGGGGATTTTTCAAAAGAAAGCCAAAGAAGCATTAAAGAATCAAACAGACGGCCATGACGGTATTATATACAATATCCCGCTAGGACAAATTTCTGGAAATGCACTCATTGCAAATCTAGGACCAAAAGTACCTGTGCGATTTAGTCTCATTGGCGACCCGCATACCGACGTCGAAAAAAATGTAAAACCATATGGCATAAATAATGCACTGATTGATATCAGTGTTCTCATAGAAGTCAAGGTAAGGGTCATCATCCCGTTTGCCTCTGAAACCATTGTCGTGAAAAATTCTGTTCCTGTATCAATACAAGCGGTTCAAGGAGATGTACCTGATTATTATAATGGAAGCGGGACGAATTCGACTTCTCCATCCATTGTTCTGCCGGAGAAAAAGGATAAAGAAGAGTAA
- a CDS encoding YhcN/YlaJ family sporulation lipoprotein, whose product MMKRLTAIIFLCMLLGGCGIQSGMNRQVDEDSSSKTIRLSDRHEGNNSNMPEADTNRAGYVRYQRQQVTDQKEKTPALNREHLAHVITSLAVQLPNIQDVATLVTDEDALIVYRTGNRNRDESADQVKKTAVSVLPRYYHVYVSDNPEHFQSIANFSRLQTNSRDFDQILTKTIQQMKYSPQGGDISNKEDPNGMTNSDRTMRRNAPYGQN is encoded by the coding sequence ATGATGAAACGACTTACAGCCATCATCTTCCTGTGCATGCTTTTAGGCGGGTGCGGCATTCAATCAGGAATGAACAGGCAAGTGGATGAAGATTCTTCAAGTAAAACCATCAGGCTGTCTGACCGTCATGAAGGAAACAATTCCAACATGCCAGAAGCCGACACAAACAGAGCAGGATATGTTCGTTATCAACGGCAGCAAGTAACGGATCAGAAAGAAAAAACACCTGCTTTAAACCGCGAACATCTTGCCCATGTGATTACAAGTTTAGCCGTACAGCTACCTAACATTCAAGATGTAGCGACACTTGTCACAGATGAGGATGCACTCATTGTGTATCGAACAGGAAATCGAAATAGAGATGAATCAGCCGATCAAGTAAAGAAAACAGCCGTTTCTGTTCTCCCTCGTTATTATCATGTGTACGTCTCTGATAATCCAGAGCACTTTCAATCCATTGCCAATTTTTCACGTCTTCAAACCAATTCACGCGATTTTGATCAAATTTTAACAAAAACCATTCAGCAAATGAAATACTCACCTCAAGGCGGGGATATTTCAAATAAGGAAGATCCAAATGGAATGACAAACTCTGACCGTACTATGAGGCGGAATGCGCCTTATGGTCAAAATTAG
- a CDS encoding phosphatidylglycerophosphatase A, translating into MPNHHEMNEVEQKARRRLQERGVTIQDIADLVYFLQEKYHPGLDMSECIHNVERVIAKREVQNAILTGVELDVLAEQKKLTEPLQSILETDESLYGVDEILSFAIVNIYGSIGFTNYGYIDKEKPGILGRLNDKSTGECHTFLDDIVGAIAAAASSRLAHSARNAK; encoded by the coding sequence ATGCCAAATCATCATGAGATGAACGAAGTAGAACAAAAAGCAAGACGCCGTTTGCAAGAGCGAGGCGTAACCATTCAAGATATTGCAGATCTCGTCTACTTTTTACAGGAAAAGTATCATCCTGGCCTAGACATGTCAGAATGTATCCATAATGTGGAGCGTGTCATTGCAAAACGCGAAGTGCAAAATGCAATTTTAACAGGCGTTGAACTGGATGTCCTAGCTGAACAAAAGAAACTGACAGAACCGCTCCAATCGATTCTTGAAACTGACGAAAGCCTTTATGGAGTGGATGAAATCTTATCTTTTGCTATTGTCAATATTTACGGTTCTATCGGCTTTACGAATTATGGATATATTGATAAAGAAAAGCCTGGGATTCTCGGCAGACTAAATGACAAATCCACAGGTGAGTGCCATACCTTCTTAGATGACATTGTAGGGGCAATTGCTGCGGCCGCTTCAAGCCGGCTTGCACATAGTGCGAGAAATGCTAAATAA
- a CDS encoding D-glycerate dehydrogenase — MTKPYVYITRKLDETSLTPLKEVAHIGMWPHEDEPCPREELEIQAAKADGLLTMLSDQVDEALLSNAPNVKVVANLAVGYDNIDVQAAKEQGIIVCHTPDVLTESTADLAFALLMASARRIVEASDWMKKGKWTGWGPFLLAGADIHHKTLGIVGMGSIGTALAKRAKGFDMKVLYHNRSRKPEVEKQLGVSYASFEDLLSESDFIVCLTPLTPETKLMFNEKAFDQMKRSAYFINVSRGQTVDEDALYEAVTTGKIAGAGLDVFSQEPVSPTHPLTKLNNVTVLPHIGSASVETRKAMMHLCAENIALVLHGKQAKTPIHP, encoded by the coding sequence TTGACAAAACCTTATGTATACATCACAAGAAAACTAGACGAAACATCACTCACACCTTTAAAAGAAGTCGCTCATATTGGTATGTGGCCGCACGAGGATGAGCCTTGTCCAAGAGAAGAGTTAGAGATACAAGCAGCAAAAGCTGATGGACTGCTGACAATGCTGTCAGATCAAGTGGATGAGGCGCTTTTATCAAATGCTCCAAACGTAAAGGTTGTAGCAAACCTTGCTGTTGGATATGACAATATTGATGTTCAAGCTGCAAAAGAACAAGGAATTATTGTCTGTCATACACCTGACGTATTAACAGAATCCACGGCTGATTTAGCCTTTGCGCTTCTCATGGCATCGGCTAGACGGATCGTCGAGGCGAGCGATTGGATGAAGAAGGGAAAATGGACAGGCTGGGGACCATTTCTCCTTGCTGGTGCCGATATTCATCATAAAACCCTTGGTATTGTCGGGATGGGCAGTATCGGAACAGCGCTTGCAAAGCGGGCAAAGGGTTTTGATATGAAGGTGCTTTATCATAACCGGTCAAGAAAGCCCGAGGTCGAGAAGCAATTAGGTGTTTCATATGCATCCTTTGAAGATTTGCTATCTGAATCTGATTTCATCGTGTGTCTCACGCCATTAACGCCAGAAACGAAGCTCATGTTTAATGAAAAGGCATTTGATCAGATGAAGAGATCTGCTTATTTCATCAACGTATCAAGAGGACAGACCGTCGATGAGGATGCGCTATATGAAGCTGTCACAACTGGTAAAATTGCAGGAGCGGGCTTAGATGTGTTTAGTCAGGAACCTGTCAGTCCCACCCATCCGTTAACCAAGTTAAACAATGTGACGGTTCTTCCTCATATCGGAAGCGCAAGTGTAGAGACAAGAAAAGCAATGATGCATCTTTGTGCAGAGAACATAGCCCTTGTCTTACATGGTAAACAAGCAAAAACGCCAATTCATCCTTAA
- the lipA gene encoding lipoyl synthase — protein MAKKEEHVRKPDWLKIKLNTNENYTGLKKMMRENNLHTVCEEAKCPNIHECWAVRRTATFMILGSVCTRACRFCAVKTGLPTELDLQEPERVADSVALMNLKHAVITAVARDDLKDGGAGVFAETVRAIRRKSPFTTIEVLPSDMGGNYDNLKTLMDTRPDILNHNIETVRRLTPRVRARATYDRSLEFLRRAKEMQPDIPTKSSIMIGLGETKEEIIEVMDDLLANNVDIMAIGQYLQPSKKHLKVQKYYHPDEFAELKEIAMSKGFSHCEAGPLVRSSYHADEQVNEASKKRQAQA, from the coding sequence TTGGCAAAGAAGGAAGAGCACGTAAGGAAGCCGGACTGGCTTAAAATTAAACTGAATACAAATGAAAACTATACCGGTCTGAAAAAAATGATGCGAGAAAACAACCTTCATACTGTTTGCGAGGAAGCGAAATGTCCGAATATTCATGAATGCTGGGCAGTAAGAAGAACCGCTACATTTATGATCCTCGGTTCTGTTTGTACGCGCGCATGCCGTTTCTGTGCGGTGAAAACTGGACTTCCAACTGAGCTTGACTTGCAAGAGCCAGAACGTGTAGCAGATTCTGTTGCTTTAATGAACTTAAAGCACGCTGTTATCACAGCGGTTGCAAGAGATGACTTAAAAGATGGCGGAGCGGGCGTATTTGCTGAAACGGTTCGTGCAATTAGAAGAAAAAGCCCATTTACAACGATTGAAGTTCTCCCTTCAGACATGGGTGGTAATTACGATAATTTGAAGACATTAATGGATACACGTCCTGATATTTTAAATCATAATATTGAAACAGTGCGTAGGTTAACACCAAGAGTTCGTGCACGTGCTACATATGATCGTTCATTAGAATTCTTGCGTCGTGCAAAGGAAATGCAGCCTGACATTCCAACAAAATCAAGCATTATGATTGGACTCGGTGAAACGAAGGAAGAAATCATTGAAGTCATGGATGATCTTCTTGCCAATAACGTTGACATCATGGCAATTGGTCAATATTTACAGCCTTCAAAGAAGCATTTAAAAGTACAAAAATATTACCATCCAGATGAGTTCGCAGAGCTGAAGGAAATTGCGATGTCAAAAGGATTTAGCCACTGTGAAGCTGGTCCGCTTGTCCGTTCTTCATATCATGCAGATGAGCAAGTAAACGAAGCGTCCAAAAAACGTCAGGCGCAGGCATAA
- a CDS encoding DUF1805 domain-containing protein, with product MVNLTPMTIDGHSFTAVTVKLPKTNFMAVTNEHGYIMCGALDVGLLNEKLADRGIIAGRAVGVRTIEQLLDAPLESVTYAAEALGIQAGTIGRDALLKMVK from the coding sequence TTGGTGAATTTAACGCCTATGACAATTGATGGGCATTCCTTTACAGCCGTCACAGTCAAACTGCCAAAGACCAATTTCATGGCAGTTACAAATGAGCATGGTTATATCATGTGCGGTGCACTTGATGTCGGGCTCTTAAATGAAAAGCTCGCAGACAGAGGCATCATCGCAGGGAGAGCTGTCGGTGTTAGAACGATCGAACAACTGCTGGATGCCCCTTTGGAATCTGTGACATACGCTGCAGAAGCGTTAGGAATTCAAGCTGGGACGATTGGAAGAGACGCATTATTAAAAATGGTGAAATAA
- a CDS encoding DUF86 domain-containing protein, with protein sequence MYFVDRNKIEETLRFFEEQYDLMRSHQTWTSPLEKKALERIVHLLVECILDTGNDMIDGFIMRDPGSYNDIMDILVDEKVIPVDEGSQLKKLFSCRKTLVQQYQDVAHRDLLQVISEVEKALHVFPKRIRTYLEQELGPVSAFK encoded by the coding sequence ATGTATTTCGTAGACAGAAACAAGATAGAAGAGACATTACGTTTTTTCGAAGAGCAATATGACTTGATGCGCAGTCACCAAACATGGACAAGCCCATTAGAGAAAAAAGCGCTGGAACGTATCGTCCATTTGCTCGTCGAATGTATTCTTGATACAGGAAATGACATGATTGATGGATTTATTATGCGTGATCCTGGAAGCTATAATGACATCATGGATATTCTTGTAGATGAAAAGGTCATTCCAGTTGATGAAGGCAGTCAGTTGAAAAAACTGTTCTCATGCCGAAAAACACTTGTTCAACAATATCAAGATGTCGCTCACCGCGACTTATTGCAAGTAATCAGCGAAGTAGAAAAGGCGCTTCACGTCTTTCCGAAGAGGATTCGTACTTATTTGGAGCAGGAGCTTGGTCCAGTATCAGCATTTAAATAA
- a CDS encoding TIGR01457 family HAD-type hydrolase, protein MMKYKGYLIDLDGTMYKGTEKIEEAGQFVQKLNERQIPYLFVTNNSSRTPKQVAEKLVSFDIPATEEQVFTTSMATANYIAEQKKDASVYVIGEEGIKQAIEEKGLHFGHENADFVVVGIDRGITYEKLAVGAIAIRNGAQFVSTNGDIAIPTERGLLPGNGSLTAVLTVSTTVQPTFIGKPESIIMEQAMRVLGTDVSETLMIGDNYDTDIMAGMNAGMDTLLVHTGVTTKELLQQYQKQPTYVIDSLSEWMLRL, encoded by the coding sequence ATTATGAAATACAAAGGCTATTTAATTGATTTAGACGGTACAATGTATAAAGGAACTGAAAAGATAGAAGAAGCGGGTCAATTTGTTCAAAAATTAAATGAAAGGCAAATCCCTTATTTATTTGTGACGAACAATTCATCGCGTACCCCAAAGCAGGTAGCGGAAAAGCTCGTTTCTTTCGACATTCCAGCAACAGAAGAACAAGTATTTACAACAAGTATGGCGACAGCCAACTATATTGCTGAACAAAAGAAAGATGCATCGGTCTATGTCATCGGAGAAGAAGGAATCAAGCAAGCCATCGAAGAAAAAGGATTACACTTTGGACATGAAAACGCAGATTTCGTCGTTGTTGGTATTGACCGAGGCATTACATATGAAAAATTAGCAGTGGGGGCCATTGCGATTCGTAATGGTGCGCAATTTGTATCCACGAATGGAGATATTGCCATCCCAACAGAAAGAGGGCTCTTACCAGGAAATGGCTCTTTAACTGCTGTGCTGACAGTATCAACGACCGTCCAGCCAACGTTTATTGGGAAGCCAGAGTCTATCATTATGGAACAAGCAATGCGGGTACTTGGCACAGATGTGTCTGAGACACTGATGATTGGCGATAACTATGACACAGATATCATGGCAGGCATGAATGCAGGAATGGATACACTGCTCGTTCATACAGGCGTGACAACAAAAGAGTTGCTTCAGCAGTATCAAAAGCAGCCAACGTATGTGATTGATTCTTTATCCGAGTGGATGCTGCGACTGTAA
- a CDS encoding homoserine dehydrogenase has product MEAIRVGLLGLGTVGSGVVKIIQDHQDKFMHQIGCPVLIQKVLVSNPDKKRDVDVAREVFTTEVYDVIRDPKVDVIIEVMGGIEHTKQYLINALNEKKHVITANKDLMALYGTELSHVAKENGCDLYYEASVAGGIPILRTLEEGLASDRITKMMGIVNGTTNFILTKMNVEKSAYEDVLKEAQDLGFAEADPTADVEGLDAARKMAILARLGFSMNVELEDVTVKGITAISDEDINFSKRFGYTMKLIGIAQRDGDKVEVSVQPTLLPDHHPLSSVNNEFNAVYVYGSAVGETMFYGPGAGSLPTATAVVSDLMAVMKNMRLGVNGSGFIAPQFEKKIKSSSEIFAQQFLRIHVRDQVGAFSRITSIFAERGISFEKILQLPIQGHDELAEIVIITHQTSEEDFSHILQKLNDLDVVVQVKSTYRVEGNGLS; this is encoded by the coding sequence GTGGAGGCAATTCGAGTTGGATTACTAGGATTAGGAACAGTGGGGAGCGGTGTCGTCAAGATTATTCAAGATCATCAGGATAAATTCATGCACCAGATCGGCTGTCCTGTATTAATACAAAAAGTACTTGTTAGCAATCCCGACAAAAAAAGAGATGTGGATGTGGCAAGAGAGGTCTTCACAACTGAAGTATATGATGTGATTAGAGATCCAAAGGTCGACGTCATCATTGAAGTGATGGGCGGCATTGAACATACAAAACAATACTTAATTAATGCCTTAAATGAAAAGAAACATGTCATTACAGCTAACAAAGATTTAATGGCACTTTATGGAACAGAGTTATCACATGTAGCGAAAGAGAACGGCTGCGATCTTTATTATGAAGCGAGTGTGGCTGGTGGAATTCCAATCCTCAGAACATTAGAAGAAGGATTAGCTTCTGATCGAATCACAAAGATGATGGGAATCGTCAACGGCACAACAAATTTCATTTTAACGAAAATGAATGTCGAAAAAAGTGCGTATGAGGATGTATTAAAGGAAGCACAAGATCTTGGCTTTGCTGAAGCGGATCCAACTGCAGATGTTGAAGGATTGGATGCAGCGAGAAAAATGGCCATTCTTGCAAGGCTTGGTTTTTCAATGAATGTGGAATTAGAGGATGTAACGGTCAAAGGTATCACGGCAATCTCTGATGAAGATATAAATTTCAGTAAACGGTTTGGCTATACAATGAAGCTGATCGGCATTGCGCAAAGAGATGGGGATAAAGTCGAGGTCAGTGTACAGCCTACCCTATTACCTGATCATCATCCGCTATCTTCAGTCAATAATGAATTCAACGCTGTGTACGTCTACGGAAGTGCAGTGGGAGAAACGATGTTCTATGGGCCTGGAGCAGGTAGTTTACCAACAGCAACAGCCGTTGTATCAGATTTAATGGCTGTGATGAAAAACATGCGTCTTGGGGTGAACGGAAGCGGATTTATCGCGCCGCAATTTGAGAAAAAAATCAAATCATCATCTGAAATATTTGCACAGCAATTTTTAAGAATTCATGTCAGAGATCAAGTAGGGGCATTTTCCCGAATTACGTCTATTTTCGCTGAACGGGGCATCAGCTTTGAAAAAATACTTCAGCTTCCAATTCAAGGACATGATGAACTGGCTGAGATTGTCATTATTACACATCAGACGTCAGAAGAAGATTTCTCTCATATTTTGCAAAAATTAAATGATCTCGACGTTGTGGTTCAAGTGAAGAGCACTTATCGAGTAGAAGGGAACGGTTTAAGCTGA
- a CDS encoding bifunctional UDP-sugar hydrolase/5'-nucleotidase: MLQKLWLYHTNDLHSHFENWPKIAAYIEEKRQVHDQMLLFDIGDHMDRVNLMSEADYGKVNVQLLNQLGYDGVTIGNNEGITLPHDQLDQLYEDAHFPVILSNLYEKGKRPSWAKPYHMMTLENGLTMCVLGVTIAYTPVYKQLGWDITDPFESIRDMLHEVRGQADFIVLLSHLGITHDREIAHDFPEIDVILGSHTHHLLENGEIENGVLLACAEKYGHYIGCVELTFDSKKRQLLEKKATVQLVDQLLSESEEAIITLKQAEKRAKLLMQEEVTSIQTKLETKWFDTSPLPQLLTDAIKDWCGADIGMMNAGMVLDSLEAGVVTREEIHRICPHPINPIRVTLTGKQLRETVQRAAEEKMEQLRIKGFGFRGEVMGKMLYSGLTYTIEAEKAKRVQAVFVNGHLIKDDDSYTVGTVDMYTLGSLFPHIRDHEHIEYFMPEFLRDLLSWRLKEAR; encoded by the coding sequence ATGCTGCAGAAGCTATGGTTATATCATACAAACGATTTGCACAGCCATTTTGAGAACTGGCCAAAAATTGCAGCCTATATTGAAGAAAAGCGCCAGGTTCACGACCAAATGCTATTATTCGATATTGGCGACCATATGGACCGAGTGAACCTGATGTCAGAAGCCGATTATGGAAAAGTGAATGTTCAGCTCCTAAATCAGCTTGGCTATGATGGGGTCACAATCGGAAATAATGAGGGGATTACATTGCCCCATGATCAACTGGATCAATTGTATGAAGATGCACATTTTCCGGTGATCCTATCTAATTTATATGAGAAAGGGAAGCGTCCTTCTTGGGCAAAGCCGTATCATATGATGACATTAGAAAACGGGCTGACAATGTGTGTCCTAGGTGTCACGATTGCTTATACACCTGTATATAAGCAGCTTGGCTGGGACATTACAGATCCATTTGAGAGCATTCGAGATATGTTGCATGAGGTAAGAGGACAGGCTGACTTCATTGTGCTCCTTTCGCATCTTGGCATCACCCATGATCGCGAAATAGCACATGATTTCCCAGAGATAGATGTCATCTTAGGTTCACACACGCATCACCTTTTAGAAAACGGAGAAATAGAGAACGGGGTGCTATTAGCGTGTGCTGAAAAGTATGGTCATTATATTGGATGCGTTGAGCTGACCTTTGACTCAAAGAAGAGACAACTCTTAGAGAAGAAAGCGACTGTACAACTAGTGGATCAATTGTTAAGCGAATCAGAAGAGGCCATTATCACCTTAAAGCAAGCAGAGAAAAGGGCAAAATTACTCATGCAGGAGGAAGTGACGTCGATCCAGACGAAGCTTGAAACAAAATGGTTCGACACATCCCCTCTTCCGCAGCTATTAACAGATGCCATTAAAGATTGGTGCGGGGCAGATATCGGCATGATGAATGCAGGCATGGTACTGGATTCTTTAGAGGCTGGGGTTGTGACAAGAGAAGAGATTCATCGCATATGCCCCCATCCGATTAATCCGATTCGTGTGACTCTTACCGGCAAACAGCTCCGAGAAACAGTCCAGCGGGCAGCTGAAGAGAAAATGGAGCAGCTTCGCATCAAGGGCTTCGGCTTCAGAGGTGAAGTGATGGGGAAAATGCTATATAGCGGATTAACCTATACAATAGAAGCAGAAAAAGCAAAACGGGTACAGGCTGTATTTGTCAATGGACATCTGATCAAAGATGATGATTCATATACAGTTGGAACTGTTGATATGTATACATTAGGATCGCTGTTTCCTCATATACGTGATCATGAACACATTGAATATTTTATGCCGGAGTTTTTACGTGATTTGCTTAGTTGGCGATTGAAGGAAGCTAGGTGA